A segment of the Capnocytophaga sp. ARDL2 genome:
AGAAGATGAAGTAAAAAAAGGATATTGGTTAATTATTGATACTTTTGACGAGAATATATTACAAAAAACTCCTTCCGAATTATGGAAAGAGTTGATTATTTCATTTAATAATATGTACAGTATTTGGGCTAATGCTCCTATTGATCCTTCGATGAATTAACCTAAACGTACGGCGGCATTCAATCGATTGATGAGTTGCTCGGCTAAAGCATTTGTGTATTCTTTTTTTCTAAATTTTGTGATTGGTATTATCCCTGCTATTGCATTACTTATCCACAATTCATCTGCTTTTTGCAACTCAAAAGGCGAAATACTTCTTTCTACCCACTGAACCTCGTCTATACGTTCGCAAAAAGCTTTCAGTTTTTTACGCATAATACCATTGATACAACCATCTGCTACTGGGGGCGTTACAATTTGATTATCAACTATTAAATAAATATTCCCATTGATAGCTTCTACAATATTTTTATCTTCATTGATTAACAACACGTTTTGATATTGGTTTTCTTCTGCAAAAACAGAGGCTGTAATATTGATCAATCGATTGGTAGTTTTTAAAGTAGAAATCAAATGTTTTGGTTGATGAAAATCTTTAAAAATTTCTACTTCATACGGTTGATTATTCAACTCATACAAAATATTTTCCAACGGAGCTACCGTAATCAAAAATTGAATACCTCTATCTGTTGGTAAATCTTTTCCCCCATTATTTCTAAAACATGTAACTCTGATTCTATACGAAGCAACTTTAGTTATCTGAGCATCAATCGTTTTTTGAATTTCACTTTCTAAAAATTCCATCGTAAAATCCATAGGAATTTCCATGCGTAATATACGCATAGAAGCCATCAAACGGAAATAGTGATCTTCTAAAAACAAAATTTGTCCGTCCAATGATTTTATGGTTTCAAAAACACCATCCCCGTACAAAAATGCACGATTATGCTCTATAGAAATGCTTGTTTTGTCAATAATTGTTCCGTTGAAATTTACCATAACTGCTTACTTTGATAATCAAAAGTGCAAAGGTAAAAAATAAATATTACACCGAACCTAATATAATTTTCAAATCGTGAATTTGATTTTCCCAAAGCATCTCTTGATCTTCTACTTCATCCTCATCACACATATCAATTACTATCAAAGAAACATCCTTTGTAATTTCATCTACTGAGATTTTAAATTCAAAAATATCATCAGTTTCTTTATCATTTTCATCCAACCATTTAAAGCGAACTTTTTCGTCCAAACGCTTACTAATTAATTTGGCTTTTTCAATTGAATCAGCCCAGTAAAAAGAAAACACATCATTTGTTTCTTCAACTTTTTCAGCAAACCATTCAGACAGCCCTGTTGGCGTGGACAAATACGGAAACAATAAATGAGGTGATGAATTTATCGGAAACTCAATATTAATTTTTACTTTCATATTTCTCATCATTTTCGTTAAAAATAGTATAATTTTTATCAATATCCAAATGATTATTTCTAAAATTAAATGTTTTTTCCTTAAATATTTAGTAAATGATTTTAGTACAAATAGTTAGAAATAAACTTATAGAAAAAAGTCCTCTAAAAGATTTTTATGTTTTTTTTTAGTATTTTTGTAAAAAAATAAAAATCAAATGAAAGGAATCATATTAGCCGGAGGTTCTGGAACTAGACTTCGCCCATTAACATTGGCAGTTAGTAAACAATTGATGCCAGTATATGACAAACCAATGATTTACTACCCGTTATCAACATTAATGTTGGCTGGAATCAACGAGATATTGATTATTTCTACACCTCACGATTTGCCTCATTTCAAAAAATTATTAGGCGATGGTAAAGAACTAGGATGTCGGTTTGAATATGCCGAACA
Coding sequences within it:
- a CDS encoding aminotransferase class IV; amino-acid sequence: MVNFNGTIIDKTSISIEHNRAFLYGDGVFETIKSLDGQILFLEDHYFRLMASMRILRMEIPMDFTMEFLESEIQKTIDAQITKVASYRIRVTCFRNNGGKDLPTDRGIQFLITVAPLENILYELNNQPYEVEIFKDFHQPKHLISTLKTTNRLINITASVFAEENQYQNVLLINEDKNIVEAINGNIYLIVDNQIVTPPVADGCINGIMRKKLKAFCERIDEVQWVERSISPFELQKADELWISNAIAGIIPITKFRKKEYTNALAEQLINRLNAAVRLG
- a CDS encoding START-like domain-containing protein: MKVKINIEFPINSSPHLLFPYLSTPTGLSEWFAEKVEETNDVFSFYWADSIEKAKLISKRLDEKVRFKWLDENDKETDDIFEFKISVDEITKDVSLIVIDMCDEDEVEDQEMLWENQIHDLKIILGSV